The Fusobacterium necrophorum subsp. necrophorum genome has a window encoding:
- a CDS encoding hemagglutinin repeat-containing protein: MRNRFLKKAIAILFLIIHMTELFASNLIVDPNANHNTKLDKSNTGVPIVNVSTPNHRGISVNEFLEYNIGKEGQVLNNADNVGRSHLAGLIHANPNLAPNQAANLIVLQVNGSNRSQIEGYLEALSREKVDVILSNENGLYINNGGTINIKNFTTTTGKVSLKDGDIVGIDVEKGRIAIGPKGLDVSNANYVELLSKTLELAGNLVTHADVKVITGSNKIDKDGNIKKIESSTPVGVAIDASQLGGMYAGQIKIISTEKGAGVNSDAFIVSKNKRLEITADGKIKVNKVQGKGIEIQGKDYEQTGLAQSDLDINIKADSIKLHGDGTQAEKKINLDGNVENNSAIYTKETLYTKDLKNTSEIQVKKEIQIDGKLVSSGNIQANEKISVASNAENTGNISTGDKFSAKDTRTTGKLVAKNNIDVKNLTNDGVVATEAKVKIDGELKNSGEIQATNHIKVLSNVENTGDILTDGSVSAKDMKTTKKLLAKGKIEVANLENSGELVTNSSLTIDGKLENIGNIQAIGKISITQNAKNTGEIVTNNTFTAKDTVTTKKLIAKEGISVDTLESAGIVATDNKVDIKGNVINSGIIQAADRITVKKNVDNRGEIVTNGSFTAKDVKTTNKIMSKDDITIAKLENSGTVISNKKLNIDGSLTNSGEIQTLENIVVKENALNTGEILSNGSFTSKEVKNEKTISVSKDIHIGKLGNTGNVATAKNLNVNGKLTNSGNIQAVENISVIDNVLNKGTILTNGSFTSKDIKNEKKVSANKDITVSKLENTGNMVTNSKVTVNGTFMNDGEVKAMDHIAVTGNTTNNGSIVTNKNFTTKNLTNHQKIIVKEKMDTKNVTNTGTIASGDTFTVIGNLENTNRIESVNLDVTGKKLTNSGSMKADNISTKVTDIRNDGKIVSLNNITFSNAQNITNTNEITALKDIVANHTNLVNSGNIASNGKVLLNHSSITNTKKIASNIVEMQENRKYDNTGEIIGNEVSLASTKDLNLTGKLHGAQKLTISGKNISNDGETTGTGLTTITASNNFTNHKALSALTLTVRAAGDVVNNSMLSGGTVSVNGKNIENHDLISAAGNVTLTAENKVENKEGKTIYAGNHLGIRGKEILNTKGELFSGGDISLTGNLVKNEIGFIQAEKNIHIKAKKFENIGEVKDLDKYESYYETWDGKTIEADQLEDWKIHFSKSSSKASNGSAGSTIRRRQREAYNEISERMKNDKYDSLLFSKYNKLMRGYLGKSGKHTEQTGSVKIPIIPLKEKLRSLAQTTHAKVIAGNNITIEAENDGKTEEVMNKDSIISAGNTVKINAEKVKNVVSVGDEKIKVKTGQETMYIKYDRRRRKHRLSKLSMEVSYDRDFTKDYITKRIPKLDENGDPVYKRKLNGRKVPVYESVTEYVGRYAYVTGQPSVIEGKHVILDSTVIIPQSIEEANGFIKNGISKNQLEEKTVDISKGIEKTNSNLSINSNTPIETLQNQTYHIDSYKPLSKKDEKLEIYANVKKMEDVIQSGVININSAFPSALFIKNVDPSSKYIMETRDKYINLNHFYGSDYFLKRMGHEETWDRVKRLGDAFYENQLIDRNVTEKLGTRLLNGKALSMKDLIDNASVEVKKLNLTIGNPLTKEQISKLNKDIVWYEYQEINGEKVLAPKVYLSQNTLANLNTDSRSKIGGTELTYIKTKDLINNGAKIGKTGITYVEANSVTNKTLTDQLSEIAGTKTYLTTNEDIKNISGKIFGNERVSIFSKNGNIINESKSGYDFSRKNREIDVIGEISSKKQVEILGKNYISTGAMLIGKDINLEMSENIHLNSLRLSGKELIIRSNENIATYGRTSGGIRGDNITLAAKKDINTTGVEIRAINNLSMLADHIRIETVLLDNERVITNDKKVNLYGINRAELQGNKVHLEARKNMSIYGANIKATDDLNMAANSINMGVVEVEQTDKIGGGRNYTIINTKRNIKNELGSGNHLTISTISDLNIKSTDIIAEKNIKIVSGGNIDVVSSTDSDYDERHSYSKRKWRGSKSSHTINYETKNVASNIIGDKVNITSGKNISLLGSHVQANTEGNIVADGNITQAGVKDIHYSYHKTTKTGFMGLTSKSVTDENYQEKAIVSATLSGDKGLTYDSKNNLILSGVKVVSGGSIDLKGKNVTINPLETKSYHKHEEVKKGFSGSFSPKGISVSYGKDKFSSDTDIVNQTASQIVSNKDINIEATEKVKAKSVDIYAKKDVNISGENGVEISTANNRYDNTTKQSSSRIGASVGINSAIVNTVENVKDIKNVTNFSGNHYDILNNASKVVGAIKDGAKATIAVADTNYNGATDAGYDNLKIMNDVFKANISYNKSESKSSVQNETVEKSSLVSGNNMNIKSKNGSITISGTDVKVGNDFNLSAKKDITMKASEENFTSSNSSSQMGIGLSADVRKGKIADLSISKAGTKGRGNGTNYVNSTVNVGGNLKTESENLILSGANVEADKFNIKAKNVVIESKQDKSERKDSSYGGSFSIDLANPSNFSATMNGRKGNGEKDWVNKQSTFIARNGGEVDTDNLTNIGAVIGSENETEKLKISVNKVVVKDLEDKNQYENIGGGITIGTDVPNVSVKHDKVDKEQINRATALNTDISLRGKEVNAEDLGFNTDITKAQEVTKDEEKHVDVELHTDLIGEDKQEELKKAGGILGDIRTAFTSADKTRGDFLERYKQASMMRAIGEQVEKNPEYLSILEKEARKNGKIDDKTQVEQVSVMNKLLNDVLRAKGYVGPEIKMVLTDVTDPIGPYYTDTLTNTVVLDRNTLANANRDEILNALGHEFGHYSKEDDIDKSQEIANHTGELLEDRTKGMVGKEASEETLAAIRNNRNVITGEEGKKLAESIPMERREYVKWGRVAKGTAITFLGGFRTAVGIGEVGLGAASSSVGVGVLVAGHGVAQTGFGISDMGEGIHDIYLGFQDIDDEEQQAVRISKKVLGKYEEPLNFTVGATTNQVIVLGQAFYRFPRMSNMAGNTNSSTKKESNSNVTTEKEVIIVVQKEL; the protein is encoded by the coding sequence TAGACCCAAATGCAAACCACAATACAAAACTTGATAAATCTAATACAGGAGTACCAATAGTAAATGTATCCACTCCTAATCATCGTGGGATAAGTGTAAATGAATTCTTGGAATATAACATAGGCAAAGAAGGGCAGGTTTTAAATAATGCAGATAATGTTGGAAGATCTCATCTCGCAGGTCTCATTCATGCCAATCCTAACTTAGCACCTAATCAAGCAGCTAATTTAATTGTCCTACAAGTGAATGGTTCCAATCGTTCTCAAATAGAAGGATATTTAGAAGCGTTAAGTAGAGAGAAAGTAGATGTTATTCTAAGTAATGAAAATGGGCTATATATCAACAATGGTGGAACTATCAATATTAAAAACTTTACTACTACTACAGGGAAAGTTAGTCTAAAAGATGGAGATATTGTTGGAATCGATGTGGAAAAAGGAAGGATTGCGATAGGTCCTAAAGGTTTGGATGTTAGCAATGCCAATTATGTAGAATTGCTTTCTAAAACTTTAGAACTTGCCGGGAATTTAGTTACTCATGCAGATGTAAAAGTTATTACAGGTTCGAATAAGATTGATAAAGATGGGAATATAAAAAAAATTGAGTCAAGTACTCCTGTAGGGGTGGCAATCGATGCTTCTCAACTTGGAGGGATGTATGCAGGTCAAATCAAAATAATAAGCACAGAGAAAGGAGCCGGAGTCAATTCGGATGCTTTTATTGTGTCTAAAAATAAGAGATTAGAAATCACGGCGGATGGAAAAATAAAGGTAAATAAGGTACAAGGGAAAGGAATCGAGATTCAAGGAAAAGACTATGAACAAACAGGACTTGCGCAATCTGACTTGGATATTAACATAAAGGCTGATAGTATAAAGCTTCATGGGGATGGTACTCAAGCCGAGAAAAAAATAAACTTAGATGGAAATGTAGAGAATAACTCTGCTATATACACAAAAGAAACTCTATACACTAAGGATTTGAAAAATACTAGCGAGATACAAGTAAAAAAAGAGATACAAATAGATGGTAAATTAGTAAGTAGTGGAAACATCCAAGCAAATGAAAAAATATCAGTTGCTTCAAACGCAGAAAATACTGGAAATATATCAACAGGAGATAAATTTAGCGCAAAAGATACTAGAACTACTGGAAAATTGGTTGCTAAAAATAATATAGATGTTAAAAATTTAACCAATGATGGTGTAGTAGCAACTGAGGCTAAAGTAAAGATAGATGGAGAGTTAAAAAATTCTGGAGAAATACAGGCGACCAATCATATTAAAGTATTATCCAATGTAGAAAATACAGGCGACATCTTAACAGATGGAAGTGTTAGCGCAAAGGATATGAAAACAACTAAAAAGTTATTAGCAAAAGGAAAGATAGAAGTAGCCAACTTAGAAAATAGTGGAGAGTTAGTAACCAATAGTAGCTTAACAATAGATGGAAAATTAGAAAATATAGGAAACATTCAAGCAATAGGGAAAATATCCATAACTCAAAATGCAAAGAATACGGGGGAGATAGTAACGAATAATACCTTTACAGCTAAGGATACCGTTACTACAAAAAAATTAATAGCCAAAGAAGGAATTTCAGTCGATACATTGGAAAGCGCTGGAATCGTGGCAACAGATAACAAAGTAGATATAAAAGGAAATGTAATAAATAGTGGGATAATCCAAGCTGCTGATAGAATCACTGTAAAAAAGAATGTAGATAACCGTGGAGAAATAGTAACCAATGGCTCATTTACGGCAAAAGATGTCAAAACAACAAATAAAATAATGTCAAAAGATGATATTACTATAGCTAAGCTAGAAAATTCCGGGACAGTAATATCCAACAAGAAATTAAACATAGATGGAAGTTTAACGAATAGCGGAGAAATTCAAACATTAGAGAATATTGTAGTAAAAGAGAATGCTCTAAATACAGGAGAAATTCTAAGCAATGGCTCTTTTACATCAAAAGAGGTAAAAAATGAAAAAACAATCAGTGTAAGCAAAGATATTCATATAGGTAAATTAGGAAATACAGGAAATGTTGCAACAGCTAAAAATTTAAATGTCAATGGAAAATTAACAAACTCTGGGAATATCCAGGCCGTTGAAAATATTTCAGTGATAGATAATGTTTTAAATAAAGGAACGATCTTAACCAATGGCTCTTTTACATCAAAAGATATTAAAAACGAAAAAAAAGTAAGCGCAAATAAAGATATTACAGTCTCTAAATTGGAAAATACAGGGAATATGGTAACAAATAGTAAAGTAACTGTGAATGGGACTTTCATGAATGATGGCGAAGTGAAAGCAATGGATCATATAGCGGTGACTGGAAATACTACAAATAATGGGAGTATTGTAACAAATAAAAATTTTACTACGAAGAATTTAACGAATCATCAAAAAATAATTGTTAAAGAAAAAATGGATACAAAGAATGTAACAAATACCGGAACAATCGCTTCAGGCGATACATTTACTGTGATTGGAAATCTTGAAAACACAAATAGGATAGAAAGTGTAAATCTTGATGTCACAGGAAAGAAACTAACAAATAGTGGAAGTATGAAAGCGGATAATATTTCTACAAAAGTAACGGATATAAGAAATGATGGAAAAATAGTATCATTGAATAATATTACTTTTTCTAATGCACAAAATATAACAAACACGAATGAAATAACAGCACTGAAAGATATTGTAGCCAATCATACCAATCTTGTAAATAGTGGGAATATTGCTTCGAATGGAAAAGTATTGCTAAATCATTCCAGCATTACGAATACGAAAAAAATAGCTTCTAATATCGTCGAAATGCAAGAGAATAGAAAATATGATAATACCGGAGAAATCATAGGAAATGAGGTAAGCCTTGCAAGCACAAAGGATTTAAACTTAACTGGTAAATTGCATGGTGCGCAAAAATTAACTATCAGTGGAAAAAATATATCAAATGATGGAGAAACGACTGGGACAGGTCTAACAACGATCACTGCGAGTAACAATTTTACGAATCATAAAGCATTATCAGCGCTAACTCTTACAGTAAGAGCGGCAGGAGATGTTGTAAATAATAGTATGTTAAGTGGTGGAACAGTCAGTGTAAATGGGAAAAATATAGAAAATCATGATTTAATTTCAGCAGCAGGAAATGTCACGTTAACAGCAGAAAATAAAGTAGAAAATAAAGAGGGGAAAACAATTTATGCTGGAAATCATTTAGGGATAAGAGGAAAGGAAATTTTAAATACCAAAGGAGAACTTTTCAGTGGAGGAGACATCAGCTTAACAGGAAATCTTGTAAAAAATGAAATAGGTTTCATACAAGCAGAAAAGAACATACATATAAAAGCTAAAAAATTTGAAAATATAGGGGAAGTAAAAGACTTAGACAAATATGAAAGCTATTATGAAACTTGGGATGGAAAAACAATCGAGGCAGATCAACTTGAGGATTGGAAAATACACTTTTCCAAAAGTTCCTCCAAGGCAAGTAATGGAAGCGCAGGAAGTACAATCAGAAGAAGACAAAGAGAAGCATATAATGAAATTTCTGAAAGAATGAAAAATGATAAATATGATTCTCTATTATTTTCAAAATATAATAAATTAATGAGAGGATATCTGGGAAAAAGCGGAAAACACACAGAGCAAACAGGAAGTGTCAAAATACCGATAATTCCATTGAAAGAGAAACTTAGAAGTCTTGCTCAAACTACTCATGCTAAAGTGATTGCAGGAAATAATATAACGATAGAAGCAGAGAATGACGGAAAAACAGAAGAAGTTATGAATAAAGACAGTATCATATCTGCAGGAAATACTGTAAAAATAAATGCAGAGAAAGTCAAAAACGTCGTGAGTGTCGGAGATGAAAAAATAAAGGTAAAAACCGGACAGGAAACGATGTATATCAAGTATGATAGAAGAAGAAGAAAACATAGACTTAGTAAACTAAGTATGGAAGTTAGCTATGATAGAGATTTCACAAAGGATTATATTACAAAAAGAATTCCTAAATTAGATGAAAATGGAGATCCAGTATATAAAAGAAAATTGAATGGAAGAAAAGTACCTGTATATGAATCTGTTACGGAATATGTAGGAAGATATGCTTATGTCACAGGGCAACCCAGTGTAATAGAAGGAAAACATGTAATCCTAGATTCTACTGTTATCATTCCACAGTCCATAGAAGAAGCGAATGGTTTCATAAAAAATGGAATCTCAAAGAATCAATTGGAAGAGAAAACGGTAGATATTAGCAAGGGGATAGAAAAAACAAATTCAAACCTTTCCATAAATTCAAATACTCCTATTGAGACTTTACAGAATCAAACCTATCATATAGATTCCTATAAGCCTTTATCTAAGAAGGATGAAAAGCTTGAAATATATGCTAATGTTAAAAAGATGGAAGATGTTATACAAAGTGGAGTAATAAATATAAATTCAGCTTTTCCTAGCGCTTTATTCATCAAAAACGTAGATCCAAGTTCTAAATATATAATGGAAACAAGAGATAAATACATAAATCTAAATCATTTCTATGGTAGTGATTATTTCTTAAAGAGAATGGGTCATGAAGAAACATGGGACAGGGTAAAAAGGTTGGGCGATGCTTTCTATGAAAATCAATTGATAGATAGAAATGTAACGGAAAAATTAGGAACAAGGCTCTTAAACGGAAAAGCATTGTCTATGAAAGACTTAATTGATAATGCTAGTGTTGAAGTTAAAAAGCTAAATCTAACAATAGGAAATCCACTAACAAAAGAACAAATATCAAAACTGAATAAAGATATAGTTTGGTATGAATATCAAGAAATAAATGGAGAGAAGGTACTAGCTCCGAAAGTGTATTTATCTCAAAATACTTTAGCTAACTTAAATACAGACAGTAGAAGCAAAATAGGCGGAACAGAGCTGACATATATAAAAACAAAGGATCTGATAAATAATGGAGCAAAAATTGGAAAAACAGGGATAACTTATGTAGAAGCAAACAGTGTGACGAATAAAACTCTGACAGACCAACTATCTGAAATAGCAGGAACGAAGACATACTTAACGACGAATGAAGATATTAAAAATATTAGCGGAAAGATCTTTGGGAATGAGAGGGTATCTATTTTTTCAAAAAATGGAAACATTATCAATGAAAGCAAAAGTGGATATGATTTTTCCAGAAAAAATAGAGAAATTGATGTGATAGGAGAAATATCTTCCAAGAAACAAGTAGAAATTCTTGGGAAAAATTATATTTCTACTGGAGCAATGCTTATTGGAAAAGATATCAACCTTGAAATGAGTGAAAATATTCATTTGAATTCTTTACGTTTAAGTGGAAAAGAGTTAATAATCAGAAGCAATGAAAATATAGCTACTTATGGGAGAACTAGTGGTGGAATTAGAGGAGATAATATAACTCTTGCAGCAAAAAAAGATATCAATACTACTGGTGTTGAGATAAGAGCTATAAATAATCTAAGCATGCTTGCTGATCATATAAGAATAGAAACCGTTCTTTTGGATAATGAAAGAGTAATCACAAATGATAAAAAAGTAAATCTCTATGGAATCAATCGCGCTGAGCTACAAGGGAATAAGGTTCATTTAGAAGCAAGAAAAAATATGAGCATTTATGGTGCTAATATAAAAGCTACCGATGATTTAAATATGGCTGCAAATAGTATAAACATGGGAGTTGTGGAAGTAGAACAAACAGATAAAATCGGTGGTGGAAGAAATTATACAATCATAAACACTAAGAGGAACATTAAAAATGAACTGGGCTCAGGCAATCATTTAACTATTTCCACTATAAGTGATTTGAATATAAAAAGTACTGATATAATTGCAGAAAAAAATATAAAAATAGTAAGTGGAGGAAATATAGATGTTGTTTCCAGTACAGATAGTGATTATGATGAAAGGCATAGTTACAGTAAGAGAAAATGGAGAGGTTCAAAATCAAGTCATACAATTAATTATGAAACTAAAAATGTGGCTTCTAATATAATAGGGGATAAAGTAAATATTACAAGTGGAAAAAATATAAGTCTTTTAGGAAGTCATGTACAAGCAAATACGGAGGGAAATATAGTAGCGGATGGAAATATCACTCAAGCGGGAGTAAAAGATATTCATTATTCTTACCATAAAACAACTAAAACAGGATTTATGGGACTTACTTCTAAATCAGTAACAGATGAAAATTATCAAGAAAAAGCAATAGTATCAGCAACACTTTCAGGAGACAAAGGCTTAACATATGATAGTAAAAATAATCTAATACTTTCAGGAGTAAAAGTCGTTTCCGGTGGAAGTATTGATTTAAAAGGAAAAAATGTAACAATAAATCCATTAGAAACAAAATCATATCATAAACATGAAGAAGTGAAAAAAGGCTTCTCAGGTTCTTTTAGTCCAAAAGGAATATCCGTATCCTATGGAAAAGATAAATTCTCATCAGATACAGATATCGTAAACCAAACAGCTTCTCAAATAGTATCAAATAAGGATATTAATATAGAAGCAACAGAGAAGGTAAAAGCAAAATCAGTAGATATCTATGCAAAAAAGGATGTAAATATATCAGGAGAGAATGGAGTAGAGATATCAACAGCAAATAATCGTTATGATAATACGACAAAACAAAGTTCATCCAGAATAGGAGCCAGTGTAGGAATAAACTCTGCGATAGTCAATACAGTTGAAAATGTAAAAGATATAAAGAATGTAACAAATTTCTCAGGAAATCATTATGATATCTTAAACAATGCTTCAAAAGTAGTAGGAGCTATTAAAGATGGAGCAAAAGCAACAATAGCAGTAGCAGATACAAACTATAATGGAGCAACAGATGCTGGATATGATAATCTAAAAATTATGAATGATGTATTTAAAGCAAATATTTCATATAATAAGAGTGAATCAAAATCATCCGTACAGAATGAAACAGTAGAAAAAAGTTCCTTGGTATCCGGAAATAATATGAATATTAAATCTAAAAATGGAAGTATTACTATTTCAGGAACAGATGTAAAAGTAGGAAATGATTTCAATTTAAGTGCTAAAAAAGATATAACTATGAAAGCTAGTGAAGAAAATTTTACATCATCAAATTCTTCTTCACAAATGGGAATAGGATTAAGTGCTGATGTAAGGAAAGGAAAGATAGCAGATTTATCAATATCAAAAGCAGGAACAAAAGGGAGAGGAAATGGAACAAACTATGTGAACTCAACAGTTAATGTAGGAGGAAACTTAAAAACAGAATCAGAAAACTTAATTCTATCCGGTGCGAATGTAGAAGCAGATAAATTCAATATCAAAGCAAAGAATGTAGTAATAGAAAGTAAACAAGATAAATCAGAAAGAAAAGATAGCTCCTATGGAGGAAGTTTTAGTATAGACTTAGCAAATCCCTCTAATTTTAGTGCAACTATGAATGGAAGGAAAGGAAATGGAGAAAAAGACTGGGTAAATAAGCAAAGTACATTCATAGCAAGAAATGGTGGAGAAGTAGATACCGATAACTTAACTAACATAGGGGCAGTCATAGGTTCTGAAAATGAAACAGAAAAGTTAAAAATATCCGTCAATAAAGTAGTAGTAAAAGATTTAGAAGATAAGAATCAATATGAAAATATTGGTGGAGGAATAACCATTGGAACAGATGTCCCTAATGTATCAGTAAAACATGATAAGGTAGATAAAGAACAAATCAATAGAGCTACTGCACTAAATACAGATATTTCTTTAAGAGGAAAAGAAGTTAATGCAGAAGATTTAGGATTTAATACAGATATTACTAAAGCACAAGAAGTAACCAAAGATGAAGAAAAACATGTAGATGTGGAACTTCATACTGATTTAATTGGAGAAGACAAGCAAGAAGAATTAAAGAAAGCTGGAGGAATACTAGGAGATATTAGAACAGCTTTCACAAGTGCGGATAAGACAAGAGGAGATTTCCTAGAAAGATACAAACAAGCTTCCATGATGAGAGCAATCGGCGAGCAAGTAGAAAAGAATCCCGAATACTTATCAATCCTAGAAAAAGAAGCAAGAAAGAATGGCAAAATAGATGATAAAACACAAGTAGAACAAGTATCCGTAATGAATAAACTCCTAAATGATGTGCTAAGAGCAAAAGGATATGTAGGACCGGAAATCAAGATGGTACTCACCGATGTAACAGACCCAATAGGACCCTATTATACAGATACTCTAACAAATACAGTAGTATTGGATAGAAATACACTAGCGAATGCAAATAGAGATGAAATATTAAATGCTTTAGGACATGAGTTTGGACATTATAGTAAGGAAGATGATATAGATAAATCCCAAGAGATAGCAAACCATACAGGAGAATTACTGGAAGATAGAACAAAAGGTATGGTAGGTAAGGAAGCAAGCGAAGAAACCTTAGCAGCAATAAGGAATAATAGGAATGTAATCACAGGAGAAGAAGGAAAGAAATTAGCTGAAAGTATTCCTATGGAGAGAAGAGAGTATGTAAAATGGGGAAGAGTTGCAAAGGGAACGGCAATCACTTTTTTAGGAGGCTTTCGAACAGCAGTTGGGATTGGAGAAGTAGGATTAGGAGCAGCAAGTTCCAGTGTAGGAGTAGGAGTATTAGTAGCCGGTCATGGAGTAGCCCAAACAGGATTTGGAATTAGTGATATGGGAGAAGGTATCCATGATATATATTTAGGATTTCAAGATATAGATGATGAAGAACAGCAAGCAGTAAGAATTAGTAAAAAAGTCTTAGGAAAATATGAAGAGCCTTTGAACTTTACAGTAGGGGCAACAACTAATCAGGTTATAGTATTAGGGCAAGCATTTTATAGATTTCCAAGAATGAGTAATATGGCAGGAAATACCAATTCATCTACTAAAAAAGAATCTAACTCAAATGTAACAACAGAGAAAGAAGTAATAATAGTGGTACAGAAGGAGTTGTAG